From Ictidomys tridecemlineatus isolate mIctTri1 chromosome 2, mIctTri1.hap1, whole genome shotgun sequence, the proteins below share one genomic window:
- the Nod1 gene encoding nucleotide-binding oligomerization domain-containing protein 1 isoform X1, whose translation METQEHRESIPAGSDSYINLLKINREFLVTHIRNTQCVVDNLLKNDYFSAEDAEIVGACPTQPDKVRKLLDLVQSKGEEVSEFFLYVLQQLADAYVDLRPWLLEICYSPSQLIQSKNIVNTDPVSRYTQKLRHQLGCDSKFMLCYAQKEDLLLEEIYMDTVMELVSFSNENMGSLGSLSCLLDHSSGVLNEQGETIFVFGDAGVGKSMLLQRLQSLWASGRLDIGVKFFFHFRCRMFSCFKESDMLCLQDLLFKHYCYPEQDPDEVFAFLLRFPHVALFTFDGLDELHSDFDLSRVPDSCCPWEPAHPLVLLANLLSGRLLKGASKLLTARTGVEVPRQLLRKKVLLRGFSPSHLQTYARKMFPERPAQDRLLQQLEANPNLCSLCTVPLFCWIIFRCFQHFYTTLEGSPQLSDCTVTLTDVFLLVTEVHLNRTQPSSLVQRNTRSPAETFSAGWRTLRSLGQVAHSGMERSLFVFTQEEVQASELQEGDLQLGFLRAVPEMTPEGGQQSYEFFHITLQAFFTAFFLVVDNKVGHRELLRFFQEWAPPGEAAVESCYPPFFPFQCLGGGRLARSDPFKNKDHFQFTNLFLCGLLSKARQKLLQHLVPAATLRRKRKALWGHLFASLRAYLKSLPRCQSGGFSQVQAMPTFLWMLRCIYETQSQKVGQLAAKGICANYLKLTFCNACSADCSALSFVLHHSRKQLALDLDNNNLNDYGVRELQPCFSRLTVIRLSVNQITDSGVKVLCEELTKYKILEYLGLYNNQITDVGARYVAQILDECKALTHLKLGKNKISSEGGKWLALAVKNSTSISEIGMWGNQIGDEGAKAFAEALKNHPSLINLSLAANCISTEGGKSLARALQQNTTLKIFWLTQNELNDEVAESFAEMLKVNQTLKHLWLIQNQITAMGTAQLAKALQNNTGITEICLNGNLIEPEEAKVFEDEKRIICF comes from the exons ATGGAAACGCAGGAACACCGTGAGAGCATCCCAGCTGGTTCTGACTCCTACATCAACTTGTTGAAGATCAACCGGGAATTTCTGGTCACTCACATCCGTAACACTCAGTGTGTGGTGGACAACTTGCTGAAGAATGACTACTTCTCAGCTGAGGATGCAGAGATTGTGGGTGCCTGCCCCACCCAACCTGACAAG GTCCGAAAACTTCTGGACCTGGTCCAGAGCAAGGGTGAGGAGGTTTCTGAGTTCTTCCTCTACGTGCTCCAGCAACTCGCAGATGCTTATGTGGACCTCAGGCCATGGCTGTTGGAGATCTGCTACTCTCCTTCCCAGCTCATTCAGAGCAAAAATATTGTCAATACCGACCCAG TGAGCAGGTACACCCAGAAGCTGCGGCACCAATTGGGTTGTGACTCCAAATTCATGCTGTGTTATGCCCAAAAGGAGGACCTGCTGCTGGAGGAGATCTACATGGATACCGTCATGGAGCTGGTGAGCTTCAGCAACGAGAACATGGGCAGCCTGGGCAGCCTGTCCTGCCTCCTGGACCACAGCTCAGGCGTCCTCAACGAGCAGGGCGAGACCATCTTCGTGTTTGGGGACGCGGGTGTGGGCAAATCCATGCTGCTGCAGCGGCTGCAGAGCCTCTGGGCCTCAGGCCGGCTGGACATAGGGGTCAAGTTCTTCTTCCACTTCCGCTGCCGCATGTTCAGCTGCTTCAAGGAGAGTGACATGCTGTGCCTGCAGGACCTGCTTTTCAAGCATTACTGCTACCCGGAGCAGGACCCCGATGAGGTGTTTGCTTTCCTGTTGCGCTTTCCCCACGTGGCCCTCTTCACCTTCGATGGCTTGGACGAGCTGCATTCGGACTTCGACTTGAGCCGCGTGCCTGACAGCTGCTGCCCCTGGGAGCCCGCCCACCCGCTGGTCCTGCTGGCCAACCTGCTCAGCGGAAGGCTGCTCAAGGGCGCCAGCAAGCTGCTCACGGCCCGCACGGGTGTCGAGGTGCCCCGCCAGCTCCTGCGGAAGAAGGTGCTTCTCCGGGGCTTTTCCCCCAGCCACCTGCAGACTTATGCCCGGAAGATGTTCCCTGAGCGCCCTGCGCAGGACCGCCTGCTGCAGCAGCTGGAAGCCAACCCCAACCTCTGCAGCCTGTGCACCGTGCCCCTCTTCTGTTGGATCATCTTCCGGTGCTTCCAGCACTTCTACACCACCCTTGAAGGCTCCCCGCAGCTTTCGGACTGCACGGTGACCCTGACCGATGTCTTCCTGCTGGTCACCGAGGTCCATCTGAACCGGACGCAGCCCAGCAGCTTGGTGCAGCGCAACACGCGAAGCCCGGCCGAGACCTTCAGCGCGGGGTGGCGCACACTGCGCTCGCTGGGGCAGGTCGCTCATAGCGGCATGGAGAGGAGCCTCTTCGTGTTCACCCAGGAGGAGGTGCAGGCCTCTGAGCTGCAGGAGGGGGACCTGCAGCTGGGCTTCCTGCGGGCCGTCCCAGAAATGACCCCTGAAGGGGGACAGCAGTCTTATGAGTTTTTCCACATCACCCTCCAGGCCTTCTTTACCGCCTTCTTTCTCGTGGTGGACAACAAGGTGGGACACCGGGAGCTGCTCAGGTTCTTTCAAGAGTGGGCGCCTCCTGGGGAGGCAGCGGTAGAGTCCTGCTATccacccttctttcctttccagtGCTTGGGGGGCGGCAGGCTGGCACGTTCTGATCCCTTCAAAAACAAGGATCATTTTCAGTTCACCAACCTCTTCCTGTGCGGGCTGTTGTCCAAAGCCAGACAGAAACTCCTGCAGCACCTGGTGCCTGCTGCCACCCTACGGAGGAAGCGCAAGGCCTTGTGGGGGCACCTGTTTGCCAGCCTGCGCGCCTACCTGAAAAGCCTACCCCGGTGTCAGTCCGGGGGTTTCAGCCAAGTGCAGGCCATGCCCACCTTCCTCTGGATGCTGCGCTGTATCTACGAGACGCAGAGCCAGAAGGTGGGGCAGCTGGCGGCCAAGGGCATCTGCGCCAACTACCTCAAGCTGACCTTCTGCAATGCCTGCTCCGCTGACTGCAGTGCCCTTTCCTTCGTCCTGCACCACTCCCGCAAGCAGCTCGCCCTTGATCTGGACAACAACAATCTCAACGACTACGGTGTGCGGGAGCTGCAGCCTTGCTTCAGCCGCCTCACCGTTATCAG ACTCAGTGTCAACCAGATCACAGACAGTGGTGTGAAGGTGCTGTGTGAAGAGCTGACCAAGTACAAAATCCTGGAGTATTTGGG TTTATACAACAACCAGATCACGGATGTGGGAGCCAGGTACGTCGCCCAAATCCTGGATGAATGCAAGGCCCTCACCCACCTGAA ACTGGGGAAAAACAAGATATCGAGCGAAGGAGGGAAGTGGCTGGCCCTGGCTGTGAAGAACAGCACATCCATCTCTGAGATTGG GATGTGGGGCAATCAAATAGGGGATGAAGGAGCCAAAGCTTTCGCAGAGGCTCTGAAGAACCACCCCAGCCTGATCAATCTAAG TCTTGCAGCCAACTGTATCTCCACAGAAGGAGGAAAGAGCCTTGCCAGGGCCCTGCAGCAGAACACGACACTGAAGATATTCTG GCTGACCCAAAATGAACTCAATGATGAAGTGGCCGAGAGCTTTGCAGAAATGCTGAAAGTCAACCAGACATTGAAGCATTTATG
- the Nod1 gene encoding nucleotide-binding oligomerization domain-containing protein 1 isoform X2 has translation METQEHRESIPAGSDSYINLLKINREFLVTHIRNTQCVVDNLLKNDYFSAEDAEIVGACPTQPDKVRKLLDLVQSKGEEVSEFFLYVLQQLADAYVDLRPWLLEICYSPSQLIQSKNIVNTDPVSRYTQKLRHQLGCDSKFMLCYAQKEDLLLEEIYMDTVMELVSFSNENMGSLGSLSCLLDHSSGVLNEQGETIFVFGDAGVGKSMLLQRLQSLWASGRLDIGVKFFFHFRCRMFSCFKESDMLCLQDLLFKHYCYPEQDPDEVFAFLLRFPHVALFTFDGLDELHSDFDLSRVPDSCCPWEPAHPLVLLANLLSGRLLKGASKLLTARTGVEVPRQLLRKKVLLRGFSPSHLQTYARKMFPERPAQDRLLQQLEANPNLCSLCTVPLFCWIIFRCFQHFYTTLEGSPQLSDCTVTLTDVFLLVTEVHLNRTQPSSLVQRNTRSPAETFSAGWRTLRSLGQVAHSGMERSLFVFTQEEVQASELQEGDLQLGFLRAVPEMTPEGGQQSYEFFHITLQAFFTAFFLVVDNKVGHRELLRFFQEWAPPGEAAVESCYPPFFPFQCLGGGRLARSDPFKNKDHFQFTNLFLCGLLSKARQKLLQHLVPAATLRRKRKALWGHLFASLRAYLKSLPRCQSGGFSQVQAMPTFLWMLRCIYETQSQKVGQLAAKGICANYLKLTFCNACSADCSALSFVLHHSRKQLALDLDNNNLNDYGVRELQPCFSRLTVIRLSVNQITDSGVKVLCEELTKYKILEYLGLYNNQITDVGARYVAQILDECKALTHLKLGKNKISSEGGKWLALAVKNSTSISEIGLTQNELNDEVAESFAEMLKVNQTLKHLWLIQNQITAMGTAQLAKALQNNTGITEICLNGNLIEPEEAKVFEDEKRIICF, from the exons ATGGAAACGCAGGAACACCGTGAGAGCATCCCAGCTGGTTCTGACTCCTACATCAACTTGTTGAAGATCAACCGGGAATTTCTGGTCACTCACATCCGTAACACTCAGTGTGTGGTGGACAACTTGCTGAAGAATGACTACTTCTCAGCTGAGGATGCAGAGATTGTGGGTGCCTGCCCCACCCAACCTGACAAG GTCCGAAAACTTCTGGACCTGGTCCAGAGCAAGGGTGAGGAGGTTTCTGAGTTCTTCCTCTACGTGCTCCAGCAACTCGCAGATGCTTATGTGGACCTCAGGCCATGGCTGTTGGAGATCTGCTACTCTCCTTCCCAGCTCATTCAGAGCAAAAATATTGTCAATACCGACCCAG TGAGCAGGTACACCCAGAAGCTGCGGCACCAATTGGGTTGTGACTCCAAATTCATGCTGTGTTATGCCCAAAAGGAGGACCTGCTGCTGGAGGAGATCTACATGGATACCGTCATGGAGCTGGTGAGCTTCAGCAACGAGAACATGGGCAGCCTGGGCAGCCTGTCCTGCCTCCTGGACCACAGCTCAGGCGTCCTCAACGAGCAGGGCGAGACCATCTTCGTGTTTGGGGACGCGGGTGTGGGCAAATCCATGCTGCTGCAGCGGCTGCAGAGCCTCTGGGCCTCAGGCCGGCTGGACATAGGGGTCAAGTTCTTCTTCCACTTCCGCTGCCGCATGTTCAGCTGCTTCAAGGAGAGTGACATGCTGTGCCTGCAGGACCTGCTTTTCAAGCATTACTGCTACCCGGAGCAGGACCCCGATGAGGTGTTTGCTTTCCTGTTGCGCTTTCCCCACGTGGCCCTCTTCACCTTCGATGGCTTGGACGAGCTGCATTCGGACTTCGACTTGAGCCGCGTGCCTGACAGCTGCTGCCCCTGGGAGCCCGCCCACCCGCTGGTCCTGCTGGCCAACCTGCTCAGCGGAAGGCTGCTCAAGGGCGCCAGCAAGCTGCTCACGGCCCGCACGGGTGTCGAGGTGCCCCGCCAGCTCCTGCGGAAGAAGGTGCTTCTCCGGGGCTTTTCCCCCAGCCACCTGCAGACTTATGCCCGGAAGATGTTCCCTGAGCGCCCTGCGCAGGACCGCCTGCTGCAGCAGCTGGAAGCCAACCCCAACCTCTGCAGCCTGTGCACCGTGCCCCTCTTCTGTTGGATCATCTTCCGGTGCTTCCAGCACTTCTACACCACCCTTGAAGGCTCCCCGCAGCTTTCGGACTGCACGGTGACCCTGACCGATGTCTTCCTGCTGGTCACCGAGGTCCATCTGAACCGGACGCAGCCCAGCAGCTTGGTGCAGCGCAACACGCGAAGCCCGGCCGAGACCTTCAGCGCGGGGTGGCGCACACTGCGCTCGCTGGGGCAGGTCGCTCATAGCGGCATGGAGAGGAGCCTCTTCGTGTTCACCCAGGAGGAGGTGCAGGCCTCTGAGCTGCAGGAGGGGGACCTGCAGCTGGGCTTCCTGCGGGCCGTCCCAGAAATGACCCCTGAAGGGGGACAGCAGTCTTATGAGTTTTTCCACATCACCCTCCAGGCCTTCTTTACCGCCTTCTTTCTCGTGGTGGACAACAAGGTGGGACACCGGGAGCTGCTCAGGTTCTTTCAAGAGTGGGCGCCTCCTGGGGAGGCAGCGGTAGAGTCCTGCTATccacccttctttcctttccagtGCTTGGGGGGCGGCAGGCTGGCACGTTCTGATCCCTTCAAAAACAAGGATCATTTTCAGTTCACCAACCTCTTCCTGTGCGGGCTGTTGTCCAAAGCCAGACAGAAACTCCTGCAGCACCTGGTGCCTGCTGCCACCCTACGGAGGAAGCGCAAGGCCTTGTGGGGGCACCTGTTTGCCAGCCTGCGCGCCTACCTGAAAAGCCTACCCCGGTGTCAGTCCGGGGGTTTCAGCCAAGTGCAGGCCATGCCCACCTTCCTCTGGATGCTGCGCTGTATCTACGAGACGCAGAGCCAGAAGGTGGGGCAGCTGGCGGCCAAGGGCATCTGCGCCAACTACCTCAAGCTGACCTTCTGCAATGCCTGCTCCGCTGACTGCAGTGCCCTTTCCTTCGTCCTGCACCACTCCCGCAAGCAGCTCGCCCTTGATCTGGACAACAACAATCTCAACGACTACGGTGTGCGGGAGCTGCAGCCTTGCTTCAGCCGCCTCACCGTTATCAG ACTCAGTGTCAACCAGATCACAGACAGTGGTGTGAAGGTGCTGTGTGAAGAGCTGACCAAGTACAAAATCCTGGAGTATTTGGG TTTATACAACAACCAGATCACGGATGTGGGAGCCAGGTACGTCGCCCAAATCCTGGATGAATGCAAGGCCCTCACCCACCTGAA ACTGGGGAAAAACAAGATATCGAGCGAAGGAGGGAAGTGGCTGGCCCTGGCTGTGAAGAACAGCACATCCATCTCTGAGATTGG GCTGACCCAAAATGAACTCAATGATGAAGTGGCCGAGAGCTTTGCAGAAATGCTGAAAGTCAACCAGACATTGAAGCATTTATG
- the Nod1 gene encoding nucleotide-binding oligomerization domain-containing protein 1 isoform X3, translated as MLCYAQKEDLLLEEIYMDTVMELVSFSNENMGSLGSLSCLLDHSSGVLNEQGETIFVFGDAGVGKSMLLQRLQSLWASGRLDIGVKFFFHFRCRMFSCFKESDMLCLQDLLFKHYCYPEQDPDEVFAFLLRFPHVALFTFDGLDELHSDFDLSRVPDSCCPWEPAHPLVLLANLLSGRLLKGASKLLTARTGVEVPRQLLRKKVLLRGFSPSHLQTYARKMFPERPAQDRLLQQLEANPNLCSLCTVPLFCWIIFRCFQHFYTTLEGSPQLSDCTVTLTDVFLLVTEVHLNRTQPSSLVQRNTRSPAETFSAGWRTLRSLGQVAHSGMERSLFVFTQEEVQASELQEGDLQLGFLRAVPEMTPEGGQQSYEFFHITLQAFFTAFFLVVDNKVGHRELLRFFQEWAPPGEAAVESCYPPFFPFQCLGGGRLARSDPFKNKDHFQFTNLFLCGLLSKARQKLLQHLVPAATLRRKRKALWGHLFASLRAYLKSLPRCQSGGFSQVQAMPTFLWMLRCIYETQSQKVGQLAAKGICANYLKLTFCNACSADCSALSFVLHHSRKQLALDLDNNNLNDYGVRELQPCFSRLTVIRLSVNQITDSGVKVLCEELTKYKILEYLGLYNNQITDVGARYVAQILDECKALTHLKLGKNKISSEGGKWLALAVKNSTSISEIGMWGNQIGDEGAKAFAEALKNHPSLINLSLAANCISTEGGKSLARALQQNTTLKIFWLTQNELNDEVAESFAEMLKVNQTLKHLWLIQNQITAMGTAQLAKALQNNTGITEICLNGNLIEPEEAKVFEDEKRIICF; from the exons ATGCTGTGTTATGCCCAAAAGGAGGACCTGCTGCTGGAGGAGATCTACATGGATACCGTCATGGAGCTGGTGAGCTTCAGCAACGAGAACATGGGCAGCCTGGGCAGCCTGTCCTGCCTCCTGGACCACAGCTCAGGCGTCCTCAACGAGCAGGGCGAGACCATCTTCGTGTTTGGGGACGCGGGTGTGGGCAAATCCATGCTGCTGCAGCGGCTGCAGAGCCTCTGGGCCTCAGGCCGGCTGGACATAGGGGTCAAGTTCTTCTTCCACTTCCGCTGCCGCATGTTCAGCTGCTTCAAGGAGAGTGACATGCTGTGCCTGCAGGACCTGCTTTTCAAGCATTACTGCTACCCGGAGCAGGACCCCGATGAGGTGTTTGCTTTCCTGTTGCGCTTTCCCCACGTGGCCCTCTTCACCTTCGATGGCTTGGACGAGCTGCATTCGGACTTCGACTTGAGCCGCGTGCCTGACAGCTGCTGCCCCTGGGAGCCCGCCCACCCGCTGGTCCTGCTGGCCAACCTGCTCAGCGGAAGGCTGCTCAAGGGCGCCAGCAAGCTGCTCACGGCCCGCACGGGTGTCGAGGTGCCCCGCCAGCTCCTGCGGAAGAAGGTGCTTCTCCGGGGCTTTTCCCCCAGCCACCTGCAGACTTATGCCCGGAAGATGTTCCCTGAGCGCCCTGCGCAGGACCGCCTGCTGCAGCAGCTGGAAGCCAACCCCAACCTCTGCAGCCTGTGCACCGTGCCCCTCTTCTGTTGGATCATCTTCCGGTGCTTCCAGCACTTCTACACCACCCTTGAAGGCTCCCCGCAGCTTTCGGACTGCACGGTGACCCTGACCGATGTCTTCCTGCTGGTCACCGAGGTCCATCTGAACCGGACGCAGCCCAGCAGCTTGGTGCAGCGCAACACGCGAAGCCCGGCCGAGACCTTCAGCGCGGGGTGGCGCACACTGCGCTCGCTGGGGCAGGTCGCTCATAGCGGCATGGAGAGGAGCCTCTTCGTGTTCACCCAGGAGGAGGTGCAGGCCTCTGAGCTGCAGGAGGGGGACCTGCAGCTGGGCTTCCTGCGGGCCGTCCCAGAAATGACCCCTGAAGGGGGACAGCAGTCTTATGAGTTTTTCCACATCACCCTCCAGGCCTTCTTTACCGCCTTCTTTCTCGTGGTGGACAACAAGGTGGGACACCGGGAGCTGCTCAGGTTCTTTCAAGAGTGGGCGCCTCCTGGGGAGGCAGCGGTAGAGTCCTGCTATccacccttctttcctttccagtGCTTGGGGGGCGGCAGGCTGGCACGTTCTGATCCCTTCAAAAACAAGGATCATTTTCAGTTCACCAACCTCTTCCTGTGCGGGCTGTTGTCCAAAGCCAGACAGAAACTCCTGCAGCACCTGGTGCCTGCTGCCACCCTACGGAGGAAGCGCAAGGCCTTGTGGGGGCACCTGTTTGCCAGCCTGCGCGCCTACCTGAAAAGCCTACCCCGGTGTCAGTCCGGGGGTTTCAGCCAAGTGCAGGCCATGCCCACCTTCCTCTGGATGCTGCGCTGTATCTACGAGACGCAGAGCCAGAAGGTGGGGCAGCTGGCGGCCAAGGGCATCTGCGCCAACTACCTCAAGCTGACCTTCTGCAATGCCTGCTCCGCTGACTGCAGTGCCCTTTCCTTCGTCCTGCACCACTCCCGCAAGCAGCTCGCCCTTGATCTGGACAACAACAATCTCAACGACTACGGTGTGCGGGAGCTGCAGCCTTGCTTCAGCCGCCTCACCGTTATCAG ACTCAGTGTCAACCAGATCACAGACAGTGGTGTGAAGGTGCTGTGTGAAGAGCTGACCAAGTACAAAATCCTGGAGTATTTGGG TTTATACAACAACCAGATCACGGATGTGGGAGCCAGGTACGTCGCCCAAATCCTGGATGAATGCAAGGCCCTCACCCACCTGAA ACTGGGGAAAAACAAGATATCGAGCGAAGGAGGGAAGTGGCTGGCCCTGGCTGTGAAGAACAGCACATCCATCTCTGAGATTGG GATGTGGGGCAATCAAATAGGGGATGAAGGAGCCAAAGCTTTCGCAGAGGCTCTGAAGAACCACCCCAGCCTGATCAATCTAAG TCTTGCAGCCAACTGTATCTCCACAGAAGGAGGAAAGAGCCTTGCCAGGGCCCTGCAGCAGAACACGACACTGAAGATATTCTG GCTGACCCAAAATGAACTCAATGATGAAGTGGCCGAGAGCTTTGCAGAAATGCTGAAAGTCAACCAGACATTGAAGCATTTATG